Part of the Legionella cardiaca genome, AATTACTAACATGGGCATCCTGCAAAAATTGATGCAAGCCTGGGGCGAGTTGGTTAGCTAAATAAATCGCCGGAATATTACGACTAAGAACCAAGGCATCTTTTGCTTTGATAGGACCCATGAAGTCGTAATCGAAATTTTCAGGGTTATAACTACCAAAACTATGAGGTACATCCTTTAAAACCGTATTAGGATGAATTAACCCTTGATCAAAAGCCAAACCATAAACAAAAGGTTTAAGGGTTGATCCTGGAGAACGCTTCGCCTCTGTGCCATTAATTTGCCCATCAATTTCCTTATTAAAAAAATCAACAGATCCTACCAATCCCTTCACACTCATATCACGGGTATCAACAAGCAATACTGCTGCATTATAAACCCCAAGATTTTTTTTCCGCATGACATATTGGCGCGTTATTCTCGATAAAATGTTTTGTAAATCGATATCTAAAGTAGTAACCACATCATGCTTCTTTATAGAAAAATCGTTCAGTACGGAGTAGACCAAGTGCGGTGCAATAAAAGGCATATTACGTAAATTTCGCAAATCTAATGGTAGATTAATAAAGGCTTCTTGATTTTTATCTTCAGGATGTTCTTTAATCCAGCGAGCAAAAAGCTTATTGCGGATTTCTTTGAGATTTTCGTTATGTGGTGTTCTTTTTCCAGGATTTTGTGGAATAATGCTTAACGTCAATGCTTCAGGCAAGCTGAGCTTACTAGCTTGTTTATCAAAGTAGATGAGACTGGCTGCCCCTACTCCTTCTATATTGCCGCCATAAGGAGCAAGGTTTAAATACGCTTCTAAAATTTGATTTTTGCTGTAGTGTCTCTCAAGCTGAAGAGCACGGATAATTTGCCAAATTTTTCCTGATAATTTTTTCGAATTAATCTGATAACGAATACGAGCTACCTGCATGGTGATGGTTGATGCGCCCATACGTCGAGATTTTACTACGTAGGTTTGCCAACCAGCCTTTAAAGTCGCAAAAGGGTTAATACCATAATGCCAGTAAAAATATTGGTCTTCCTGCAGCATCGTTGTCTTAATTAACTGTGGAGAAATTTGGGACAAGGGAGTAAATCGACGATATTTATCATCGTGACTCAAGGTCAATCTTAGTAAGTGATTATTATTATCATAAATAGCTGTTGAGAAACTGATGTCATCTAAAAGTGGTGGTTTAGGAGAGAAAAACACTGCGGCCCATCCACTGATAAACAGCGTTATAAGAATGATGCTGAGTAACTTAAAAAATCGTTTCATTGTTGATGGTTTCAAAGTTAATTCTCTTTAACAGAGTAAATTGCTTATATCCTGCCATTCCGGCGCAGGCTGAGTCCCTTTGTTTAAGCTTTGCCTGATAGATTCCCACCGGTGTGGAAATGACTCAAATTTTGCCCTGCTACCTAATAAAAGCAATTGTCAAGAGGCCTTAGCCTGTTTAAAATAGTACTGCTTCCTTATGGCACCCCGCCATCCATGTCTAGTTGGATATTATATGAACAAAAACTCATTTTCTCGATTTTTTGCTGCAGTCGGCGCTTTTTTTACTTTTTTAATTGGCCGTCCAAACTGGACTAGTCCACCTTGGCTTATCTCGTTGCGGCGTCAAGCGACATCTCACCCAAAAACATTTTGGTCGAGTCTGGCTGGCATTATAATATTATTTGTAACTGCTGCATATGGTTACTGTTGGTATAAAAATCTGCCTAAGCCTCAATTAATTACTGCATCGATTGCCGTCCCTAAAATCAGCACCATAGAAGATGATCAACTTGTACCAGATAATTTAGTAATTGATTTCGGCATTGATAATTCGCAACAGCAAGCCGATTCTAATGCAAACGCCAGTTCTGATTCAGACGATGACTCAGAGTCTGATGAAGATGAGAATAATTTTACTGTTAAATCAGTAGCACCACTCAAACAAATTGGTAAAGAAATCAATGAAGGCATTGAGATAAGTCCTGCTAT contains:
- the pbpC gene encoding penicillin-binding protein 1C, whose product is MKRFFKLLSIILITLFISGWAAVFFSPKPPLLDDISFSTAIYDNNNHLLRLTLSHDDKYRRFTPLSQISPQLIKTTMLQEDQYFYWHYGINPFATLKAGWQTYVVKSRRMGASTITMQVARIRYQINSKKLSGKIWQIIRALQLERHYSKNQILEAYLNLAPYGGNIEGVGAASLIYFDKQASKLSLPEALTLSIIPQNPGKRTPHNENLKEIRNKLFARWIKEHPEDKNQEAFINLPLDLRNLRNMPFIAPHLVYSVLNDFSIKKHDVVTTLDIDLQNILSRITRQYVMRKKNLGVYNAAVLLVDTRDMSVKGLVGSVDFFNKEIDGQINGTEAKRSPGSTLKPFVYGLAFDQGLIHPNTVLKDVPHSFGSYNPENFDYDFMGPIKAKDALVLSRNIPAIYLANQLAPGLHQFLQDAHVSNLKPESYYGLALTLGGAELSMQELTTLYAMLVNKGIWRPLRMHKDEPFDNGQQLLSPEASFLVLDILKDTPHPEFNSFSKLNPRLPVSWKTGTSSGYRDAWSVGSFGPYVLAVWIGNFNNKGNLAFVGKNIAAPLFFELIDAIQQEKSPLPTIEQHPEHLHLEHVAVCKASGMLPTRYCQDTEMTWFIPGKSPIKSDTIYREVAIDKKTGLRSCHFDEDTRFEVYEFWPTDLLRIFKKAGIQRRVPPAFDPTCSTIGNLSMSPQITSPQTELSYIVRANSSQKTEIPLTAVTDADIRSIHWFVNETFIGTTSPEKPFFWTAKAGKFVIRVVDDHGLSDAREIIIQVK